The window ACCTGCTCGCCGACCAACGCGAGCTGGCGACGATGTCGATGCTGCTGCCCCCGCAGATGCTCAACACGATGGCGCCGACGGCCGGCACCGACCCGGCGAAGGTCACCGAGGCGTTCTACGCCGACCCGATCCGCCGCTACATGCTCCCGGTGAAGAGCGACCGCGACGCGACGTGGCCGAGCCACCCCCACTCGGAACGCGACTCGCTGCACGAGGCCGAGATGTGGGTCGTCGAGGGCCTGACCCACCGCTACCCGACCAAGGTGCTGGCCGAGATGATCTCGACCTGCCCCCAGTACTGCGGCCACTGCACCCGCATGGACCTCGTCGGCAACTCGACCGAGACGGTCGAGAAGCACAAGCTGACGCTCAAGCCGGTCGACCGCCAGGACGCGATGATCGCGTACTTGAAGAAGACCCCGGGCGTGCGCGACGTGGTGGTCTCCGGCGGCGACGTCGCGAACGTGCCGTGGCCGCAGCTGGAGTCGTTCCTGATGCGCCTGATGGACATCGACACGGTTCGCGACATCCGCCTGGCGACGAAGGCCCTGGCGGCGCTGCCGCAGCACTGGATCCAGCCGAAGGTGGTCGAGGGCCTGGAGCGCGTCGCCGTGACCGCCCAGCGCCGCGGCGTCAACCTGGCGATCCACACCCACGTCAACCACGCCCAGTCGGTGACGCCGCTGGTGGCGGAGGCGGCCCAGACAGCGCTGAATGTGGGCGTCCGCGACGTCCGCAACCAGGGGGTGCTGATGCGCGGCGTCAACGCGACCCCGGCGGCCCTGCTGGACCTGTGCTTCGCGCTGCAGGGCGAGGCGAACATCCTGCCGTACTACTTCTACATGTGCGACCTGATCCCGAACGCGGAGCACTGGCGGGTTTCAGTGTGGGAGGCGCAGGAGCTGCAGCACGCGATCATGGGGTACCTGCCGGGGTATGCGACCCCGCGGATCGTGTGCGACGTGCCTTATGTCGGGAAGCGGTGGGTGCACCAGCTGGCCGAGTACGACCGGGAGCTCGGGATCTCGTACTGGACCAAGAACTACCTGACCAGCGTAGACAGGGCCGATGCTGAGGACCGCGGCGAGGCGCTGCAGCGGCGGTACCCCTACTACGATCCGATCACCACCCTGCCCGAAGCCGGCCAGACCTGGTGGGCCAACCGCTCCCGCTGACGCCGACGCGCCGACCTTCGAGAGAGCTGCCGAGGGGGTGCCTCGGAGCCCGATCCGAGCCATCCGCGCCCCCTCGGCCGTCTCAGACGTTTGGGCTGGTCAGGACCGGTGCGTACCGGTTGCGACCGATCCTCATACGGCCCAGAAACGGCCCAGAAATTCCACTGTGGACAGACGTGCACGCCACGCGGCCACCTCAACCTGTGAGGTCGAGCAAATGCTCTAGCATCGCCCACGATCGCAGTCTTGTGCGCCCGGCATCGGCGCAGAAGTGCTCCGCTGACCGGGTTCCAGACCAGGAGGTGCCCGTCGTCGTCTCCGGACACGACGACGAGCGTACCGGCGATCTGGGCGGCCGTGACCGCGGTGACCGGGTGCTCGTGCCCGTGCAGCATCCGGCGGTGCAGGGACGGCCGGGCGCGGCTCCACCGGCAGGACCACGGGCGCCGGATCGGCAGGTCAGCGAGCCGTTCGAGGTGCTCGTCGAGAGCGTGGAGGTGCATCGCGACGTCCAAATAGGATAGTCGAAGGCCAGCGTCGTCGTGGTCGAGGAGCTCGGGGAACACCTGCCGATAGGCCAGCCCCGCGGCGGGGATTTCATCCAGCGACTCGATCGCCGTGACCAGTCCACGGGGTTCCGCGAACACGAGGAAACCCACGTCCGCCAGCAGGTCCACCAGCACGCCGGCGTGCCGCGCGTGCACGGCGACGTATCGCCTGGTGTAGCTGTCTGCTCGCTCCCATCCGTCCGGCGCGGCTCGAACCGCGGCCAAGGCGGCCGTGACGATCCTGTGGTGGGCGGCATGCGCATCGACGATCGGCAGCTCTCCCCCGCGTGCGGAGGTGAGATGTTCGCGGAACGAGTTGTGGAAGACGCGCACGGCGGTGTCACCGAAGTGCAGGGACTGGGACAGGTCTTCGAGTGCGTCGTTCAGCACGTCGGAGTCAAGGCCGGTGATCGCGTGAAGCTGCTGCCTGGTCAAGCCGTCGCCCTGGGCAACGGCGAGCAGCGCGAGCACCGGGCGCAGG of the Amycolatopsis sp. NBC_01488 genome contains:
- a CDS encoding KamA family radical SAM protein; the protein is MTAIQEPVTPAAAFDQPYEYARAELAEPDWRRFPGWHDVTDAEWRDAQWQRVHCVRNVKQLRALMGDLLEERFYDDLLADQRELATMSMLLPPQMLNTMAPTAGTDPAKVTEAFYADPIRRYMLPVKSDRDATWPSHPHSERDSLHEAEMWVVEGLTHRYPTKVLAEMISTCPQYCGHCTRMDLVGNSTETVEKHKLTLKPVDRQDAMIAYLKKTPGVRDVVVSGGDVANVPWPQLESFLMRLMDIDTVRDIRLATKALAALPQHWIQPKVVEGLERVAVTAQRRGVNLAIHTHVNHAQSVTPLVAEAAQTALNVGVRDVRNQGVLMRGVNATPAALLDLCFALQGEANILPYYFYMCDLIPNAEHWRVSVWEAQELQHAIMGYLPGYATPRIVCDVPYVGKRWVHQLAEYDRELGISYWTKNYLTSVDRADAEDRGEALQRRYPYYDPITTLPEAGQTWWANRSR